The following nucleotide sequence is from Candidatus Zymogenaceae bacterium.
GATTCTAATCTTCTGAATACCATGGAAGAGATGGGATTACTCATTCCCTTCAATAGGGGAAGCAAGCGCCCCTATAACGAAGAGGACCTGACGTTTGCCCGCCTGATCTCCCAGGGCTGCTTGGAACTGGGAGTCGATATCCGGGACATGGGTTTTTACGTCGAGATGGGGAAACAGATCGTCGAGGAGGAGATACAGCTCAGAAAGAAGCTTGTCAAGGGAAAATCAACCACGGAGAACATCAAGATCACGACGATTCTATCCGAGCGATCCGACGAGATGAGAAGCTACATCATGCGGCGTCTCTTTCAAAACCGTGTGAAAAAGATGATCGAAAATCAGGGAAAACAATAAATCGCTCAAATCACACATTCTTTCATAAGGAGGAAGCCATGAAACCACACAAGCGATTTATCACCGCGCTTCTTGCAATAACTGTTGCCGGTATGTTCCTGGCAACATTCGGCTGCGGGGGGCCAAAACCGCCGACCCATGAAGCGGATTATGACGTTATCA
It contains:
- a CDS encoding MerR family transcriptional regulator, producing the protein MPLKISELEKITGVPQSTIRYYVKEGLLPKPEKINKSMAYYDESCIDRIALVRNLQENKYYPLSVIKNILKSIDKGANLNGLLTLEDAIFGSKLGGAHTFFSREEFLKAAEIDSNLLNTMEEMGLLIPFNRGSKRPYNEEDLTFARLISQGCLELGVDIRDMGFYVEMGKQIVEEEIQLRKKLVKGKSTTENIKITTILSERSDEMRSYIMRRLFQNRVKKMIENQGKQ